The DNA window CGGGCGACGTGACCGTCCTCCGAGAGATCTCCCTGCAAGTACAGGAAGGGGAGTTCGTCAGCATCGTGGGCCCCTCGGGCTCTGGCAAGTCTACGATGCTGAATATGATCACCGGGATTGACCGGCCTACCGCCGGCGAGGTGTTCATTGGCGGCCAAGCCATCCACAATCTGAATGAAAACCAGTTGGCCCACTGGCGGGGGAGGAACGTCGGCATCATATTCCAGTTTTTCCAATTGTTGCCCACGCTGACCGTGCTGGAGAACGTGATGCTGCCCATGGACCTCTGCCACGTCTACCGACGGCGCGAGCGCAGGGCACGAGCGATGCATCTTCTGGCACAGGTGGGCATCGCCGACCAGGCCGACAAGCTACCCAACACGCTCAGCGGCGGACAGCAGCAGCGAGTAGCCATCGCCCGAGCCCTGGCCAACGACCCACACCTGATCCTCGCGGACGAGCCCACGGGCAACCTGGATACGGCCACCGCCGACGTCATCTTTGCCCTGTTCCAAAAGTTCGTGGCCGAAGGCAAGACGCTGATGATCGTCACCCACGACCGTGAACTGAGCGAGCGCACCGGGCGGGTGATCCATCTCCTGGACGGGCGCATTCGCCAGGACGAGCGCAAGGGGGGACACGC is part of the Chloroflexota bacterium genome and encodes:
- a CDS encoding ABC transporter ATP-binding protein gives rise to the protein MTADHTHSFNGHTLVHLQGVTKTYKTGAGDVTVLREISLQVQEGEFVSIVGPSGSGKSTMLNMITGIDRPTAGEVFIGGQAIHNLNENQLAHWRGRNVGIIFQFFQLLPTLTVLENVMLPMDLCHVYRRRERRARAMHLLAQVGIADQADKLPNTLSGGQQQRVAIARALANDPHLILADEPTGNLDTATADVIFALFQKFVAEGKTLMIVTHDRELSERTGRVIHLLDGRIRQDERKGGHAAWA